A window from Cryptomeria japonica chromosome 1, Sugi_1.0, whole genome shotgun sequence encodes these proteins:
- the LOC131031199 gene encoding U3 small nucleolar RNA-associated protein 18 homolog, with the protein MSVMISQNVQQRHTNNTQKHEERKFSKKKHHKERSPHIDANKADEESGLEDNRDIVPAMGKVARKRKNRRAREEKLEMEKDSVEKKRLESLLFGFDKTQYDENDEKLRVWFTDKTAGSERSALEEEDGHVEEVRKPAWIDEEETQALVDISKVNRLKKLRKEENEGLISGTDYVSRLRHQHARLNPGTEWADSGRGKHKGLGFGSDDSDEDEGLGFRDSEGFEDGNDLLRSNEEFVVRSKDKLLPGLIEYSRLTDANAEDPSNAVVQSVAFHRNGQLLLTAGLDKKLKLFQIDGKRNAKIQSIFIQDLPIYKAAFLPDGSQVIVAGRRKYFYSLDVVNGKLDKVCSLIGREERSLENFEVSSDSSLIAFLGNDGYIMLVSTKTKQLIGTLKMNGSVRAAAFAEGGNQLLSAGGDGQIYNWDLRTRKCIHKGNDEGCVNSSALSVSPDSKLFAAGSDSGIVNIYDRDEFLGGVKRPAKSLTNLVTVVDNLKFNVDSQILAICSRLKRNNLKLVHLPSCTVFSNFPSPKTPLQYVHSLDFSPGGGLLAVGNAAGKVLLFKLHHYQHA; encoded by the coding sequence ATGTCTGTCATGATTTCTCAAAATGTCCAGCAGCGTCACACAAACAACACCCAGAAACACGAAGAACGAAAGTTCTCGAAGAAAAAGCATCATAAAGAGAGGAGCCCTCATATTGATGCCAATAAGGCAGACGAAGAATCCGGTTTAGAAGACAACAGAGATATTGTCCCGGCTATGGGGAAGGTGGCCAGGAAAAGAAAAAACAGGCGTGCAAGGGAAGAAAAACTAGAAATGGAGAAGGACAGTGTAGAGAAAAAGAGGCTCGAAAGCCTTCTCTTTGGATTCGATAAAACACAAtatgatgaaaatgatgaaaaactcCGTGTGTGGTTTACAGACAAAACCGCAGGTTCTGAAAGGTCTGCATTGGAAGAAGAAGATGGCCACGTAGAGGAAGTAAGAAAGCCTGCTTGGATCGATGAGGAAGAGACCCAAGCACTCGTTGACATTTCAAAGGTAAACCGAttgaaaaaattaagaaaagaagaaaacgAGGGTTTAATTTCAGGAACTGATTATGTTAGTAGGTTAAGGCACCAGCATGCTAGGTTAAACCCCGGTACGGAATGGGCTGATTCGGGTAGAGGAAAgcataagggtttagggtttggatctgatgattctgatgaggacgaaggtttagggtttagggatagTGAGGGTTTTGAAGATGGGAATGATTTGTTGAGGAGTAATGAGGAATTTGTGGTCAGGAGCAAAGATAAGCTTTTGCCTGGGTTGATTGAGTATTCTAGGCTCACGGATGCTAACGCAGAGGACCCATCCAATGCAGTTGTGCAGTCTGTGGCGTTTCATAGGAATGGTCAACTTTTGCTTACTGCCGGGCTTGATAAGAAGTTGAAGCTTTTTCAAATTGATGGAAAGCGGAATGCTAAAATCCAGAGCATTTTTATTCAGGATCTACCTATTTACAAGGCTGCATTCTTGCCTGATGGATCGCAGGTTATTGTGGCAGGGAGGAGGAAATATTTTTATAGTTTGGATGTGGTGAATGGGAAGCTGGATAAGGTGTGTAGTTTGATTGGGAGGGAGGAGAGGAGCTTGGAGAATTTCGAGGTGTCCTCCGATTCCAGTTTGATTGCTTTCCTTGGGAATGATGGGTATATTATGCTGGTTTCTACCAAGACAAAACAGTTGATTGGGACTTTAAAGATGAACGGGTCTGTTCGTGCAGCTGCATTTGCAGAAGGGGGAAATCAGTTGCTGAGTGCTGGTGGTGATGGGCAGATTTATAATTGGGATCTTCGAACGAGGAAATGTATTCACAAGGGGAATGATGAGGGTTGTGTTAACAGTTCGGCATTAAGTGTTTCTCCGGACAGTAAGTTGTTTGCTGCTGGTTCTGATAGTGGGATTGTTAATATTTACGACAGGGATGAATTTCTTGGGGGTGTGAAAAGGCCTGCGAAATCTCTCACAAATCTTGTGACTGTTGTGGATAATTTGAAGTTCAATGTTGATTCTCAGATTTTGGCCATTTGTTCAAGGTTGAAGAGGAATAATTTGAaattggttcatcttccttcttgcACAGTGTTCTCTAACTTTCCATCACCCAAAACTCCATTACAGTATGTCCATTCACTAGATTTTAGTCCAGGTGGTGGTCTTTTGGCTGTTGGAAATGCTGCAGGAAAAGTGCTTCTGTTTAAGCTTCATCATTACCAGCACGCTTGA